ctgtagctggTTTGAAGGTTTGACTTTCCGTAGAGTTTCTATGTCACATGCTCAAAAACGAAGACGTCGATTGGCTGAAGAGGAGATCTGTGTATTGCCGATCGATTGCTATTCCTACAGTACCGGGTGTCTGTCACAGcgaatttgaaattgaatttgtcgaactgaatctgaaatgatcaacCTGAATGTATAATTATAcaatttgaattttcattgcggataaaataatcatacattcactttcaagtttattggacttcagttccaaactataattcaatttcaaattatactattcagattaagcttttaaatgcaatgtttcaaattaaacaatacaaattcgaATCGTTTTAcaaattctgttttttaaatgcaattagcaattaaaataaaaatataaatgattcaaattcagttccgGCTTGGcagatatttcagcccataaaAGACAACTGTCATGACACTGAAAGGATCTGAACAGAATCCTAAATCCTTTGCTGCTGGCTGGGAGGAAGTCTGAGGTGCCCTGCTATGCTGCATTATGACAGCTCCGTGTCCAAATTTTGCTGTCAACAGACAAGTACTCCTCTCAGTTCGGCGGCGGCAGTCAGTACGCTTACTTTCACGAGGAGGACGAGACCAGCTTCCAGCTTGTGGACACGGCCAAGATGCAGAAGACGGCCTACCAGAGGAACCGCATGAGGTTTGCGCAGGTAACAGCGAAACCATATCCGTACACAACGTAGCTCGTAATAAGAGCGTAACCCACGTTATCTGACTGAATCTTCTGTTTTGATCCGACAGAGGAACCTGCGCAGAGACAAGGACCGCAGGAACCTGACGCAATTCAATATGCAGACGCTGCCCAAGAGTGCCAAGCAAAAGGAGAGGTGAGAGAATAAttattaaagagaaaaaaaaaaaaaaaaaagtcatatgtGTTGGGTtctcacatttttttatatttgtaggGATCGTATGCGCCTGCAGAAGAAGTTTCAGAAGCAGTTTGGCGTCCGTCAGAAGTGGGACCAAAAGTCTCAGGTACAACTACATTTTATGATTGCACtccattttctttatattgACTGCAGAGGACACATGCTCCTGGCTTGGCAACTTTGATTTACAACTTGAGTTTCACTCTCTTACCAGAGCAACAACTTTATACACTTCATGAAACCGattcttctgtttttatcttttttagaTATTTCATTCAACAaacactgtttttttattttgttaaacaaatacttttttcctgataattgtattaaatgtttaattattgaaACTATTTAcgtttacagtttttatttaaagaGATTTTATATTGAagcaatactttgttttgataagttttatcaaaaaaaaagtgtttttaatttaCTCTAAGAAatgctaaaacattttttacttaaTTTGTTTAATACTTTAGATTacaatttttagatttttttgctaCATTAAATATTGTGAGAAATAGTTTGGATTAAAATTAACTTTGTTAAAGAAATActtggattttgtttttatgtattaattttGTTCCTCTTCAAGAAATACCTTTTaatagaacattttggattttgaactttttatttgtttttattttttttagttatgtCAAAGAAATAGGCTTTATTAATACTTTGTCTCTGACTGGTAATTGGTTTGTAACATTaaaagaattacaaaaaaagtgcaaactACTACGCCGATGAGCTGAATGACCTGAAATATCCAATTAGTCTCTTCTAATAAAACTATATTGAAGTTTTTTTGATAGACTCAATTCAGTTGATCAGTGACGTAGCatcaaatggatttttttttgtttttgtttttttgtttttttttttgttggtttttttctcACAAGGCTCAGCTGAAGCCGCGAGATTCTTCAGTGGAGGTGCGCAGCGACTGGGAGGTGAAGGAGGAGATGGACTTCCCGAGACTCATGAAGATGAGATACATGGAGGTGGCCGACCCCGTGGACATGTAAGGGTGCCGACTTCACTCCCGAGCCCCGGTTTTCCATCACCCTGCCCAACGGCACCAATTTCCACTGCGTCCTCCCCAGTGAGTGCTGCGGCGCCTTGGAGTACTACGACAAAGCCTTTGACCGCATCACCACACGCAACGAGAAGCAGCTGAAGAGCATCAAGAGGATCTTCCACACCGTCACCACCACAGACGACCCCGTCATCCGCAAGGTACGTTTTACAAGCGTCTTTAATTTCAGGGTATCCGCcgatttaaaaagtttttatttgatgtttcaaaatgaaggaaaaggagaaatgaattcaaatgtatCTAAAGTCTGCAGTTCATGCATCCTATAATaatggaaaaacatttattcgCATATCACCTACGCTTTATATTTTGTAGGTGAGAGGCCttcaattttttacatttaaggttccaaactgaaataaaaaaaaatgcaatgaaaatAACCTTATATCTGTACTTCAAATTTCTTGAAATGatctaaaaatattaataattacaatttCTTAATAATACTGTCCATTCCTGGTGGTCACATTTAGTGAGGTCTTCAATTTGATTAAAATGGCCTTTAAAAAGTTTCAAATTTCTTCCAAATCTTAAATGTGATGTTCCAAAATGGATAATCCTTAAAAATGAGACGTTTATCCTTAAATACGCACTTTCACAGGTCTGAAAAAGGACACAGACACAATAAACGTGGCTATAGTTTCACTTTTTAAggaatttgacacatttttaaatactcTGCAATCattatatgaaaataattaGATTTACTTGTTAAACCGGTTTAAAAATTTCTTCAAAAAGAGTCACATATTTAGTCAAGGAAAAGTCTTAAATATAAGCAAAACGTAATTATCCCTAAAAATTCAAAGTTTATACTTAAATCCACACTTTTAATGTGTTAAATGACACAGGCAATACTTTTTAAAGAACGTAAATTCATATTTACTCTGCAATGttcatacatttgaaaaataaatcacatttgcaTATTTGATATTATTACACAGTGTCTTAAAATGTTCATCCGCTCCTGGGATTCATATTGAGTAAATGAGCGAACTTAAATTTGATCAAAGCCGCCTTTAAAAGATACCCTACCGGTATTTTAAACGTCTTAGAATTCCATCCATCGAtctattttctgaaccgcttatcctcactagggttgtggttGTGCTGGCGCCTATTAAAACGGATTCAGCCATTTCACACATTTTGATTCtgaggaatgttgtagaagttaATCTTTACATGACTATGTTGTCATTACTGATGGAACCAAAGGGGGGAATGTGGGATCGAGGCAGCCAACTAGTTTTCTAACTTAACTAAACGGAACTTAACTAAGAGCGTGACATTTGATGCGCAGCCTTGTTGACCAAAAACTGCTAAAATGGTGAATTATTGTGACTCGTATAGCGATTTAAATAACTTTCATGTTTCAAGGAATCATTTCTACAGCATTGTTTTCATATAGTTGAAGATGGTGACGTTTATGTCAATCAACCAGTTAACCTTTATTTGTAAGCGCTTTTCATAAAAAGGAGTGCAACACAAAGCGCTTTACGTTTAAGGAAAATACAAAGTAAAGCAAACCTGCCTGCCGCTTGTCTGAAAGGACACGGACATGCAAGTTAAAAATCCCGAAAGGACCTTAGTAACCTGAGGCTGTGTCCAGAGCATCCCGGTGAGGGAACACCGTCGTGAGCCTCAGCTGCCACTCATTTCGATGTCGTCATTTGTGCTGCATAAATTTGAGTTGAGTCTAAGGAAATTACTTGGCTAATGTTGTTGTGTACATATGTGTATCTACATATGTGTTTAGCTGGCCAAGACCCAAGGCAACGTGTTTGCCACTGACGCCATCTTGGCCACCCTTATGTGCTGCACGCGCTCTGTAAACTCCTGGGACATCATTGTGCAGCGGGTGGGCAACAAGCTGTTCTTCGATAAGCGCGACAACTCGGACTTTGGTGAGAAGAGTGTCGTGGCGccacctttcttttttaaaaatatatttattattattattattattatttggttttttttgcatttgcttCGTTACTTGACACGTCTGGGCTGCTGCCTCCTTAGATTTGCTGACCGTGAGCGAGACGGCCAACGAGCCGCCGCAGGATGAGGGCAACTCCTTCAACTCCCCGCGTAACCTTGCCATGGAAGCCACCTACATCAACCACAACTTCAGCCAGCAGTGCTTGCGCATGGTGAGAACGAGCGCGACACCTTTAAGAGCACAAATTATACCCACAAAGGCAACATTTTTAAGATGTTTGCATTGACTCCAGGGCGGAGAGCGTTACAAGTTCCCCACTGGCAACCCCTTTGTGGAGGAGGATATGGACAAGAGCGAGGTGGCATCCGTCGCTTACAGGTTAGCACAAAACATTTGACGTTCTTGTAATCTGACCACATCTTAGCGGTATACCGATGCCCCTCTCAGGACAAAGAAGGTGAATCCATAGACTTTTGCCCTCTGTAATAGACAAACTTGGTCTATAAATGGATATCACGTGGGTAAAGTGCTTGAGTTGACAAGAAGTTCTTATAAAGCTTAAATATAGCCAGCTATAGCTTTGTGAATATTGTCAGTTTATTATTAAGATGGAAatctcatttttatatttttgtcgtgtgcgcgtcaagtttttaaatattacaaaaatactgATAATCGCGATATGAAATGGTCATATTGTTTCGTCTCGACTGCCAGGTACCGCCACTGGAAGCTGGGTGAAGACATCGacctgattgtccgttgcgaGCACGACGGCGTAATGACGGGCGCCAACGGGGAAGTGTCCTTCATTAACATCAAGACCCTCAACGAGTGGGACTCAAGGGTAAGACAACAAAGTGTTCAGTTGGCTGTTTGACAGTCTGATAATGATGACCGTGTCTTTCCTGGCAGCATTGTAACGGCGTAGACTGGCGCCAGAAGCTGGACTCTCAGCGAGGTGCGGTCCTGGCCACCGAGCTGAAGAACAATAGCTACAAGCTGGCCCGCTGGACCTGCTGCGCCATGCTGGCCGGCTCGGAGTACCTCAAGCTGGGGTGAGTTCCTAGCAAGTACAGATGTGCTCACAATAATggcagtgcatttaaaaaaaattaaaataaaaaaagcacattaatccccctaaaaacaatcaaaaatatattattccATGAAGCACAAATGTAGAGCTATTACGAGGGTTTGTAGCAATTATTCTTCTCCCCCCAACATGACTCTCAACACAACTTGTCGAAATGTCTCCGTGCAGGTACGTGTCCCGCTACCATGTGAAGGACTCCGCTCGCCACGTGGTTCTGGGAACCCAGCAGTTCAAGCCCAATGAGTTCGCCAGCCAGATCAACCTGAGCATGGAGAACGCCTGGGGCATCCTGCGCTGCGTGATCGACATCTGCCGCAAGCTGGACGAGGGCAAGTACCTCATCCTCAAGGATCCCAACAAGGTGAGCACTCCACAACCCTCCCGTCGGCCTCCTAAGCTTTTAACGgcgcttgcttcaagctgtcactcccagttggagttgactgtaaaactgacacataataCAAAGGAGAATCAAACATTGTaaatttaaacaccaaaatgttcaaccaaaccatgtactgcagttttgtttaatgaaagtccactagcttaatactaacatataatgcaaaacatcatagacgggctaacacaAATTAGCTtggatgttacggtaattataaaacTTCAGACATCTAGTAGAGCAGTGCTGCCCGGCATaacgtggtactacaccgaAGGTACTCAACTCTAACTTCGGACTGGCCTCTATACTGCAAAAACACATGAACCACTGCTATAAAATCCACAATATAGCAAGGGAACACGGTATA
This Phycodurus eques isolate BA_2022a chromosome 16, UOR_Pequ_1.1, whole genome shotgun sequence DNA region includes the following protein-coding sequences:
- the eif3d gene encoding eukaryotic translation initiation factor 3 subunit D isoform X2, which encodes MAKFNAPVIQDNPSGWGPCAVPEKFKDMPYQPFSKGDRLGKVADWTGATYQDKRYTNKYSSQFGGGSQYAYFHEEDETSFQLVDTAKMQKTAYQRNRMRFAQRNLRRDKDRRNLTQFNMQTLPKSAKQKERDRMRLQKKFQKQFGVRQKWDQKSQAQLKPRDSSVEVRSDWEVKEEMDFPRLMKMRYMEVADPVDIECCGALEYYDKAFDRITTRNEKQLKSIKRIFHTVTTTDDPVIRKLAKTQGNVFATDAILATLMCCTRSVNSWDIIVQRVGNKLFFDKRDNSDFDLLTVSETANEPPQDEGNSFNSPRNLAMEATYINHNFSQQCLRMGGERYKFPTGNPFVEEDMDKSEVASVAYRYRHWKLGEDIDLIVRCEHDGVMTGANGEVSFINIKTLNEWDSRHCNGVDWRQKLDSQRGAVLATELKNNSYKLARWTCCAMLAGSEYLKLGYVSRYHVKDSARHVVLGTQQFKPNEFASQINLSMENAWGILRCVIDICRKLDEGKYLILKDPNKQVIRVYSLPDGTFSSDEEEEEEEDEEDEEEEDEEN
- the eif3d gene encoding eukaryotic translation initiation factor 3 subunit D isoform X1, encoding MAKFNAPVIQDNPSGWGPCAVPEKFKDMPYQPFSKGDRLGKVADWTGATYQDKRYTNKYSSQFGGGSQYAYFHEEDETSFQLVDTAKMQKTAYQRNRMRFAQRNLRRDKDRRNLTQFNMQTLPKSAKQKERDRMRLQKKFQKQFGVRQKWDQKSQLKPRDSSVEVRSDWEVKEEMDFPRLMKMRYMEVADPVDIECCGALEYYDKAFDRITTRNEKQLKSIKRIFHTVTTTDDPVIRKLAKTQGNVFATDAILATLMCCTRSVNSWDIIVQRVGNKLFFDKRDNSDFDLLTVSETANEPPQDEGNSFNSPRNLAMEATYINHNFSQQCLRMGGERYKFPTGNPFVEEDMDKSEVASVAYRYRHWKLGEDIDLIVRCEHDGVMTGANGEVSFINIKTLNEWDSRHCNGVDWRQKLDSQRGAVLATELKNNSYKLARWTCCAMLAGSEYLKLGYVSRYHVKDSARHVVLGTQQFKPNEFASQINLSMENAWGILRCVIDICRKLDEGKYLILKDPNKQVIRVYSLPDGTFSSDEEEEEEEDEEDEEEEDEEN